The following are encoded in a window of Flavobacterium psychrotrophum genomic DNA:
- a CDS encoding FixH family protein, with product MKINWGTAVVVAFGTFMSFILFFVFKVQSDNKYDNQLVVEEYYKQERKLEATIAGEENAAALTSKVAITTDGDAIKIIFPQGFDIHNIKGKVSLYRPSDQGLDFDVPISLSNPYMLIPKNDLAGGRWDITVKWQYNGTAYINKEMLNL from the coding sequence ATGAAAATAAATTGGGGAACAGCCGTAGTAGTGGCGTTTGGCACGTTTATGAGCTTCATACTGTTCTTTGTATTTAAGGTACAAAGCGATAATAAATATGATAACCAGCTGGTAGTTGAAGAGTACTACAAGCAGGAACGCAAACTGGAGGCCACAATAGCCGGAGAAGAAAATGCTGCTGCACTTACAAGTAAGGTAGCCATTACTACAGATGGCGATGCCATAAAGATAATATTCCCGCAAGGGTTTGACATACATAATATAAAAGGAAAAGTGTCCTTGTACAGGCCGTCTGACCAGGGGCTGGATTTTGATGTTCCTATATCATTATCCAATCCATACATGCTCATACCTAAAAACGACCTGGCAGGCGGCCGCTGGGACATTACTGTAAAATGGCAGTATAACGGTACAGCATATATAAACAAAGAGATGCTTAACCTATAG
- a CDS encoding sulfite exporter TauE/SafE family protein: MLYSALILGLISSMHCIGMCGPIAMMLPVDHKNPAKKATQILTYHAGRLIAYGTLGLVFGCIGKGFYLAGLQQQLFIVAGTVMILIAMVPEKKLSKYNFSKPAYKLISNIKTSLGNQFRKKSYNALFTIGFLNGLLPCGLVYAALFGALAMQNTVYSAAYMLLYGAGTIPLMSTVVYASGMFKNPLRAQFAKVVPYAAVLIGMLFIVRGLALGIPYLSPSNVSLFGGTMADCK; encoded by the coding sequence ATGCTTTACTCAGCACTTATATTAGGACTCATATCAAGCATGCACTGCATAGGTATGTGTGGGCCAATAGCCATGATGCTGCCCGTAGACCATAAAAACCCGGCTAAAAAAGCAACCCAGATACTTACCTACCATGCAGGGCGCTTAATCGCTTATGGAACATTGGGGCTTGTATTTGGTTGTATTGGCAAAGGTTTTTATCTGGCAGGTTTACAGCAACAACTCTTTATTGTTGCCGGTACGGTTATGATACTCATAGCAATGGTTCCTGAAAAAAAACTTTCTAAGTACAATTTTTCAAAACCTGCTTACAAACTCATTTCAAACATTAAAACTTCCCTGGGAAACCAGTTCAGGAAAAAAAGCTACAACGCCCTTTTTACGATTGGGTTCTTAAACGGATTATTACCCTGCGGATTGGTTTATGCAGCACTCTTTGGTGCACTCGCCATGCAAAACACGGTTTACAGCGCAGCTTATATGCTGTTGTATGGCGCAGGAACAATCCCGCTTATGAGCACGGTTGTTTATGCATCGGGTATGTTTAAAAATCCGTTGCGGGCACAGTTTGCTAAAGTAGTACCCTATGCAGCCGTATTAATTGGTATGCTGTTTATTGTACGCGGCCTGGCATTGGGTATTCCCTACTTATCTCCGTCTAACGTGAGTTTGTTTGGCGGTACAATGGCCGATTGTAAATAA
- the hemN gene encoding oxygen-independent coproporphyrinogen III oxidase: MKNMLLQKYNVPGPRYTSYPTVPYWNENMFEVADWKATCVRAFNETNTTEGISLYIHLPFCESMCTFCGCNKRITKRHDVEQPYIAAVLKEWDMYCAMFEQRPLIKELHLGGGTPTFFSPESLQQLIEGIFEKADRMPGYEYSFEGHPNNTTRAHLQTLFNLGFRRVSFGVQDYNETVQQAIHRIQPFHNVAKVTFWAREIGYTSISHDLVFGLPFQTVRTCIDTVEKTKSLNPDRIAFYSYAHVPWIKGNGQRGFEDCNLPRDEDKRKLYEAGKHLLAKKGFREIGMDHFALETDSMYKAFKKGELHRNFMGYSSGKTRLMVGLGVSSISDSWYSFAQNEKTLEDYYQRISFNELPVFKGHLLTDEDLVIRQHILNLMCRFETSWNAADGYFDELAEVLDSLTEMEQDGLISFGLNKITVTEAGKPYVRNICMAFDLRLKRRAPQTQLFSMVV; encoded by the coding sequence ATGAAAAATATGCTGTTGCAAAAATATAATGTTCCAGGCCCACGGTACACCAGTTATCCAACGGTACCTTACTGGAATGAAAATATGTTTGAAGTTGCTGACTGGAAGGCTACCTGTGTGAGGGCATTTAATGAAACCAACACCACAGAAGGTATTAGTCTTTATATTCATTTGCCCTTTTGCGAAAGTATGTGCACCTTTTGCGGCTGCAATAAACGCATTACCAAGAGGCATGATGTAGAGCAGCCATACATAGCAGCCGTTTTAAAAGAATGGGATATGTACTGCGCCATGTTTGAGCAGCGGCCATTGATAAAAGAACTGCATCTGGGTGGTGGTACGCCTACATTTTTTAGTCCGGAAAGCTTACAGCAACTTATTGAAGGCATTTTTGAAAAAGCCGACAGGATGCCTGGTTATGAATACAGCTTTGAAGGCCACCCTAACAATACTACCCGTGCTCACCTGCAAACGTTGTTTAATCTTGGTTTTAGGCGGGTAAGCTTTGGCGTACAGGATTATAACGAAACTGTGCAGCAGGCCATACACCGCATACAGCCTTTTCATAACGTGGCTAAGGTTACGTTTTGGGCGCGCGAAATAGGCTATACCTCCATAAGCCACGACCTGGTTTTTGGGTTGCCGTTCCAAACGGTACGTACATGTATCGATACCGTAGAGAAAACAAAATCGCTAAACCCGGATCGTATTGCCTTTTACAGCTATGCGCATGTGCCCTGGATCAAGGGTAATGGGCAGCGCGGTTTTGAAGATTGTAACCTGCCGCGTGATGAAGATAAACGCAAGCTGTATGAAGCAGGTAAACATTTACTTGCCAAAAAAGGTTTTCGTGAAATAGGTATGGATCATTTTGCCCTGGAGACCGATAGTATGTATAAAGCATTTAAGAAGGGCGAATTGCACCGTAACTTTATGGGCTACAGCTCTGGCAAGACCCGCTTAATGGTAGGCTTAGGAGTGTCATCAATCAGTGATAGCTGGTATAGTTTTGCCCAAAACGAAAAAACGCTGGAAGATTACTACCAAAGGATTTCCTTTAATGAACTTCCGGTTTTTAAGGGACATTTATTAACGGACGAAGATCTGGTAATTCGCCAACACATTCTCAACCTGATGTGTCGTTTTGAAACTTCCTGGAATGCTGCTGACGGTTATTTTGATGAATTGGCTGAGGTATTGGACAGCCTTACCGAAATGGAGCAGGATGGGCTTATAAGCTTTGGACTTAATAAAATAACAGTTACTGAAGCGGGCAAACCTTATGTGAGAAACATTTGTATGGCTTTTGACCTGCGCCTGAAACGCAGGGCACCACAAACCCAGCTTTTTAGTATGGTGGTGTAA
- a CDS encoding efflux RND transporter permease subunit produces the protein MIKLIKNIIGFSLRNKLFTFFWVGLVVVAGVISYKNIPVEAFPDVTNTQIVIVTQWPGRSAEEVERFVTSPIEISMNSLQKKSNVRSITMFGLSVIKIIFDDDVDDFFARQQVNNLLRGVELPDEVDPEVQPPYGPTGEIFRYTLESPDKDTRELLTLQNWVIDRQLRAVPGVADVAVFGGREKTYEVEVDPTLLQKYELTSPQVFEAVNKANLNVGGDVIEKNGQAYVVRGVGLLDNIADIENTIVAQYNGNPILIKDIAKVEESNVPRVGQAGLNDKNDVVEGIVIMRKGENPSIVLKALKEKIADVQENVLPKDVKMVTFYDRDNLMEFCTHTVTHNLVEGIILVTVIVFLFMADWRTTVIVSIIIPLALLFAFLCLRLKGMSANLLSLGAVDFGIIIDGAVVMVEGLFVALDHLRQKEGDERFNKLAKMGLIRKTGSKLGVAIFFSKLIIISALLPIFSFEKVEGKMFSPLAWTLGFALLGALIFTLTLVPVLCSILLNKNVREKHNPFVEFFNRIVSKGVNVSFRHKKVSIIISLVALALTLFSTRFLGTEFLPPLNEGALWVTAELPISNSLTESVKMATIIRKELKSFEEVDDVLSQTGRSNDGTDPNGFGFLQFQVDLKPKDEWKHKITMDELVEQMNKKLSVYQGITWNYSQPVIDNVAEAVAGFKASNAVKIYGDDLQVLDKLADEVMAKIKHIDGVKDVGVLRNLGQPAMSVKFDEQKMALYGVQKSDAQSIIEMAIGGKTATEKYEGEKKFDIRIRYQKDYRKDEEDIMNLMVPTLRGGKVPLKEIASLTTEAGPSFVYRDNAKRFIGVKFSVRDRDLGGTIAEAQAKVKQIKLPTGYSVGWTGEYENQIRASAKLTQVVPISLVLIFVLLFIMFGNIKDSLLVLVNVPFAIIGGILALHITGVNFGISAGVGFIALLGICIQNGVILVSEFHTNLKLKMSLADSIIEGVKSRTRPVVMTALMAAIGLMPAALSTGIGSESQKPLAISIIGGLVTATVFTLLVFPNFFYWAMRNKHQKMD, from the coding sequence ATGATAAAGTTGATAAAAAACATAATAGGGTTTTCCCTACGCAATAAGCTATTCACATTTTTTTGGGTAGGCTTAGTGGTTGTAGCCGGTGTTATTAGTTATAAAAACATTCCGGTAGAAGCATTTCCTGACGTTACCAATACACAAATTGTTATAGTAACACAGTGGCCCGGCCGTAGTGCTGAAGAGGTAGAGCGTTTTGTAACCTCGCCTATAGAAATTTCAATGAACTCATTGCAAAAAAAGTCAAACGTGCGCAGTATAACCATGTTTGGCCTCTCTGTAATCAAAATTATTTTTGATGATGATGTAGACGATTTCTTCGCACGGCAACAGGTAAACAACCTGCTGCGCGGGGTAGAGCTTCCGGATGAGGTAGACCCTGAAGTGCAGCCGCCTTATGGGCCAACGGGAGAAATTTTCCGTTATACGCTGGAGAGCCCGGACAAAGACACCCGAGAACTGCTAACACTTCAAAATTGGGTTATAGACCGTCAGCTGCGTGCTGTACCGGGTGTTGCAGATGTAGCTGTTTTTGGCGGACGCGAAAAAACATACGAAGTTGAGGTAGACCCTACATTGCTTCAAAAATATGAACTTACATCACCACAGGTGTTTGAAGCGGTAAACAAAGCCAACTTGAACGTAGGTGGCGACGTTATAGAAAAAAATGGCCAAGCATATGTAGTGCGTGGCGTGGGCTTGCTTGATAATATTGCTGATATTGAGAATACTATTGTTGCCCAGTACAATGGCAACCCTATACTTATAAAAGACATTGCCAAAGTAGAAGAAAGCAATGTGCCGCGAGTGGGGCAGGCAGGCCTTAATGATAAGAATGATGTGGTAGAGGGTATTGTGATAATGCGTAAAGGCGAAAACCCATCTATAGTGCTTAAGGCGCTTAAAGAAAAAATTGCCGATGTACAGGAAAACGTCCTTCCTAAAGATGTTAAGATGGTTACCTTCTATGACCGTGATAACCTTATGGAGTTTTGTACCCATACTGTAACGCACAACCTTGTAGAGGGTATCATACTGGTTACGGTTATTGTGTTCCTGTTCATGGCAGACTGGCGTACTACGGTTATTGTATCAATCATTATTCCGCTTGCGCTGCTGTTTGCATTTCTTTGCTTAAGGCTTAAGGGCATGAGTGCTAACCTGCTTTCGCTGGGTGCGGTAGACTTTGGTATTATTATAGACGGAGCCGTCGTAATGGTCGAAGGACTCTTTGTGGCACTCGACCACCTGCGGCAAAAGGAAGGTGATGAGCGTTTTAACAAGCTGGCTAAAATGGGCCTTATCCGTAAAACCGGTTCTAAACTGGGTGTAGCCATCTTCTTTAGTAAGCTTATCATTATATCTGCATTGCTGCCAATATTCTCTTTTGAGAAGGTAGAAGGTAAAATGTTCTCGCCACTGGCCTGGACACTTGGTTTTGCCCTGCTTGGCGCATTGATATTTACACTAACGTTAGTGCCGGTACTGTGTTCTATACTGCTTAACAAAAATGTGCGCGAAAAGCACAACCCATTTGTAGAGTTCTTTAACAGGATTGTTTCTAAAGGGGTAAATGTTAGCTTCCGCCATAAAAAAGTTTCGATCATTATATCACTTGTGGCACTTGCGCTTACGCTGTTCTCTACACGTTTTCTGGGTACTGAGTTCCTGCCGCCGCTTAATGAAGGTGCCCTTTGGGTAACGGCTGAGCTGCCTATTAGTAACTCGCTTACCGAGAGTGTAAAAATGGCAACGATAATCCGCAAAGAGCTGAAATCTTTTGAAGAGGTTGATGATGTACTGTCTCAAACAGGGCGTAGCAATGATGGTACCGACCCTAATGGTTTTGGCTTCCTGCAATTTCAGGTAGACCTTAAACCAAAGGATGAGTGGAAACACAAGATAACCATGGACGAACTGGTAGAGCAAATGAACAAAAAACTGAGCGTGTACCAGGGTATTACCTGGAATTACTCACAGCCGGTTATTGATAACGTTGCCGAGGCCGTTGCCGGGTTTAAAGCCAGTAATGCCGTAAAAATTTATGGCGATGACCTGCAGGTGCTGGATAAGCTTGCCGATGAGGTAATGGCTAAAATTAAACATATAGACGGTGTTAAAGACGTGGGCGTACTGCGCAACCTGGGCCAGCCTGCAATGAGCGTTAAGTTTGACGAGCAAAAAATGGCACTCTATGGTGTGCAAAAAAGCGATGCGCAAAGCATTATAGAAATGGCCATAGGGGGTAAAACCGCTACAGAGAAATATGAAGGCGAAAAGAAATTCGACATTCGTATACGCTACCAAAAGGACTACCGTAAGGATGAAGAAGATATTATGAACCTTATGGTGCCTACACTTCGCGGTGGTAAAGTGCCGCTAAAAGAAATTGCATCGCTTACTACGGAGGCAGGGCCGTCTTTTGTGTACCGCGATAATGCTAAGCGTTTTATAGGTGTAAAATTCTCAGTGCGCGATCGCGACCTGGGTGGTACCATTGCTGAGGCGCAGGCTAAAGTAAAACAAATAAAACTGCCAACAGGTTATAGCGTGGGCTGGACAGGTGAATATGAAAACCAGATACGTGCCAGTGCCAAGCTTACACAGGTAGTGCCTATATCGCTGGTATTGATATTTGTGTTGCTGTTTATTATGTTTGGTAATATAAAAGATTCACTGCTTGTGTTGGTCAATGTACCATTTGCCATAATAGGAGGTATCTTGGCACTGCACATTACCGGGGTTAACTTTGGTATCTCGGCTGGGGTGGGCTTTATAGCACTGCTGGGTATCTGTATACAAAACGGGGTAATACTCGTCTCAGAGTTCCATACAAACCTCAAGCTCAAGATGTCGCTGGCAGATAGTATTATAGAGGGTGTAAAATCGCGTACCAGGCCGGTGGTAATGACTGCGCTTATGGCGGCCATAGGGCTTATGCCGGCTGCGCTTTCTACCGGTATTGGTTCAGAGTCGCAAAAACCGCTTGCCATTTCTATCATTGGCGGGTTGGTAACAGCTACCGTATTTACACTATTGGTGTTCCCTAACTTCTTTTATTGGGCTATGAGGAACAAGCACCAGAAAATGGATTAA
- a CDS encoding efflux RND transporter periplasmic adaptor subunit translates to MKTSNNILYISVSALMLLTACGKKEAEAPKEDEKQQFVLSDKMYDQCSLTNATQEYAQNEIRLFGKVSAENNNISQVFPAVGGSVIKINAELGDYVQQGQLLASIRSTEIAGYQSETSDAEANVSIAERNYQSVKDMYEGKLASEKELVMAQKELDKAKAERNRMGEVNQIYKLKSGSVYNMYAPISGYIVSKDISPNEMLSANRDEAVFTVAKLDNVWILANVNESDLSRIKVGQEASIHTIAYPDRDIKGKIDKIFNVIDPDTRAAKALIKVPNTDVSLKPEMNATVKIHYADDKQYVAVPSASVVFENNKNFVMVFNAKNNIETREVGIYRALDDKTYISSGLKAGEKVIVKGNLLIYDAIND, encoded by the coding sequence ATGAAAACATCAAATAATATCCTATATATATCTGTAAGCGCACTAATGCTGCTTACTGCCTGTGGCAAAAAAGAAGCTGAGGCTCCAAAAGAAGACGAGAAGCAACAGTTTGTATTGAGCGATAAAATGTACGACCAGTGCAGTCTTACTAATGCAACCCAGGAGTATGCCCAGAATGAGATACGCCTTTTTGGTAAGGTAAGTGCAGAGAACAACAACATAAGCCAGGTGTTTCCGGCAGTAGGTGGTAGTGTAATAAAAATTAATGCTGAACTGGGCGACTATGTGCAGCAGGGGCAATTGCTTGCAAGCATCCGCAGTACAGAGATTGCAGGTTACCAGAGCGAAACCAGCGATGCCGAAGCTAACGTGAGCATAGCAGAACGTAATTACCAAAGTGTAAAAGATATGTATGAAGGCAAGCTGGCCAGCGAAAAAGAACTGGTTATGGCGCAAAAAGAGCTGGATAAAGCCAAAGCCGAACGTAACAGGATGGGAGAAGTAAACCAGATATACAAGCTAAAAAGCGGATCTGTTTACAATATGTATGCACCAATAAGTGGCTACATAGTTAGTAAAGACATTAGCCCTAATGAAATGCTAAGCGCTAACCGCGACGAAGCGGTGTTTACCGTAGCAAAACTGGATAATGTATGGATACTGGCAAACGTAAACGAAAGCGACCTGAGCAGGATTAAAGTGGGGCAGGAAGCAAGCATACATACTATAGCATACCCCGACAGGGATATTAAAGGTAAGATTGACAAGATTTTTAATGTTATCGATCCTGATACCCGCGCTGCTAAGGCGCTTATAAAAGTGCCAAATACAGATGTATCGCTAAAGCCGGAGATGAATGCTACTGTAAAAATTCATTATGCAGATGATAAGCAGTATGTAGCAGTGCCCAGTGCATCGGTGGTTTTTGAAAACAACAAGAACTTTGTCATGGTATTTAATGCCAAAAATAATATAGAAACAAGAGAAGTAGGCATATACCGTGCGCTTGATGATAAAACCTATATCTCATCTGGCCTTAAGGCCGGAGAAAAAGTGATTGTAAAAGGCAATCTGTTGATATATGATGCCATTAACGATTAA
- a CDS encoding TolC family protein, translating to MAVLLCWAGVYAQQPQTLDITIKQAEELFFKNNFLLLAQQYNIDKADAAIIQSKVYPNPEVSADVIAYEGQNNVYFPQGRGNNLAVGLEQLIIIGGKRKAQIELVKLDKQVAQEELTDLTRNLQLQIWQSFYTLHNQQKIIEKYNKLLDKLSTLISSYEVQVAKNNIALKDLVRLKSVYVKINNDKSEESKTLIEEQQKLNILLGTTATITTEYSPADANGYAGKGFLYEDILSKSLENRPDLNQAKLFTESAKVNLSLQRRLAIPDVTIRGGYNQQGDAFNNQYNVGLSIPLPVFDRNRGNIRSAKVQQLESQKNVEYKQLEVQNEVLAAYQNFTRSVDEYTRINSLVNKDFDDVFNGVNTNFQKGNVSMIEFADFFEAYNEAQTEIERVKQQLAIAAAQINYVTGTNNF from the coding sequence ATGGCTGTATTGCTATGCTGGGCAGGTGTATATGCACAGCAACCCCAAACGCTGGACATAACCATTAAACAGGCAGAAGAACTTTTCTTCAAGAACAACTTTTTATTGCTGGCGCAGCAATATAATATAGACAAGGCAGATGCCGCTATTATTCAGAGTAAGGTGTACCCTAACCCTGAAGTATCAGCAGATGTAATTGCTTACGAAGGGCAAAACAATGTTTACTTTCCGCAGGGCCGTGGTAATAACCTTGCTGTAGGCTTAGAGCAACTCATAATTATTGGCGGCAAGCGCAAGGCCCAGATAGAACTGGTTAAGCTAGATAAGCAGGTGGCACAGGAAGAACTTACAGACCTTACCCGCAACCTTCAGTTACAAATATGGCAGTCGTTCTATACGCTGCACAACCAGCAAAAAATTATAGAGAAATATAATAAACTGCTGGATAAGCTGTCTACGCTTATAAGCAGTTATGAGGTGCAGGTGGCAAAAAATAACATTGCCCTTAAAGACCTTGTACGCCTTAAGTCGGTTTACGTAAAGATCAATAACGATAAGTCTGAAGAAAGTAAGACGCTTATTGAAGAGCAGCAAAAACTCAACATCCTTTTAGGTACTACGGCTACCATTACTACAGAGTACAGCCCGGCAGATGCTAACGGCTATGCAGGTAAAGGCTTTTTGTATGAAGATATACTAAGCAAATCTTTAGAAAACAGGCCAGACCTTAATCAGGCAAAGTTATTTACAGAGTCGGCTAAAGTTAATCTTTCATTACAAAGAAGGCTTGCCATACCCGATGTAACCATTCGTGGTGGTTATAACCAGCAGGGAGATGCCTTTAACAACCAGTACAATGTAGGGCTTAGCATACCGCTGCCGGTATTTGACCGAAACCGTGGCAACATCCGTTCGGCCAAGGTACAGCAGCTGGAAAGCCAGAAGAATGTAGAGTATAAGCAACTGGAAGTACAAAACGAAGTTCTTGCCGCTTACCAGAATTTTACCCGTAGTGTAGATGAGTACACACGCATCAATAGCCTTGTTAATAAAGATTTTGATGATGTGTTTAATGGTGTAAACACAAACTTTCAGAAAGGTAACGTATCGATGATAGAGTTTGCCGACTTTTTTGAAGCCTACAACGAGGCACAAACTGAAATAGAAAGGGTAAAACAACAGCTGGCCATAGCCGCAGCTCAAATTAATTACGTAACCGGCACTAACAATTTTTAA
- a CDS encoding SDR family oxidoreductase, giving the protein MEDETPVTNAISPEEIDRCIALLTQLNTDTNKIFDIPKEQRTALIKAAGQFSRPDRDELSRRKKDGKLVAKRKQEKKDKTARKATGIREAREATIFVAPKLLALNDLANKESLELEIARNCYVCKTSFTKMHHFYDTMCTDCGDFNYAKRFQTANVKGQIAVITGSRLKIGYHITLMLLRGGATVIATTRFPVDSALRFAKEEDFEEWGHRLKIYGLDLRHIPSVEIFCNFIEQKYGRLDILINNAAQTVRRPAGFYTHLMENEERPVTTLPKQVQDLLSDHVNCLEELKVLTAGASSNNNMPVAWHGPEPGIGIRASAKLSQIPYSFDNTLVTQEVFPEGELDADLQQVDLRKTNSWRLKLGQIETTEMIEVQLVNSVAPFVLCNRLAEVMKKDTTGQKHIINVSAMEGKFYYGYKDDRHPHTNMAKAALNMLTHTAAGSLAKQGIYMNAVDTGWVTDEDPAELAKRKQEEEDFQPPLDIVDGAARVMDPLFDGINTGKHWCGKFLKDYVPISW; this is encoded by the coding sequence ATGGAGGATGAAACACCGGTTACCAATGCTATAAGCCCGGAAGAAATAGACAGGTGCATTGCTTTGCTAACGCAGCTAAATACAGATACGAATAAGATATTTGATATCCCGAAAGAGCAGCGAACCGCTTTGATTAAAGCAGCGGGTCAGTTTTCCAGGCCAGATCGCGATGAACTTTCACGAAGGAAAAAGGATGGGAAGCTGGTAGCTAAAAGAAAACAGGAAAAGAAAGATAAAACAGCACGTAAGGCTACCGGAATACGCGAAGCCAGGGAAGCTACAATATTTGTTGCTCCTAAGCTATTAGCACTTAACGACCTGGCTAATAAAGAATCTTTAGAATTAGAAATAGCCAGAAATTGCTATGTGTGTAAAACATCGTTTACTAAAATGCACCATTTTTATGACACGATGTGTACAGACTGTGGCGATTTTAATTATGCGAAACGTTTTCAGACAGCCAATGTAAAGGGGCAGATAGCCGTTATTACAGGCTCGCGTTTAAAAATAGGGTATCATATTACACTAATGCTGCTGCGTGGCGGCGCAACGGTTATTGCAACTACCCGTTTTCCTGTAGATTCTGCACTACGTTTTGCAAAAGAAGAAGATTTTGAGGAGTGGGGGCATCGCCTTAAAATTTACGGACTTGATTTGAGGCACATACCGAGTGTTGAGATTTTCTGCAATTTTATAGAGCAAAAGTACGGGCGACTGGATATCCTTATCAATAATGCCGCGCAAACTGTGCGAAGGCCGGCAGGGTTTTATACGCATTTAATGGAGAATGAAGAAAGGCCGGTTACTACATTACCAAAACAGGTACAGGATTTACTCTCAGACCATGTTAATTGTTTAGAAGAACTAAAAGTATTAACCGCAGGTGCTTCGTCTAATAACAACATGCCGGTAGCCTGGCACGGGCCTGAACCCGGTATTGGTATAAGGGCTTCTGCAAAGCTATCTCAAATACCTTATTCTTTTGATAATACACTTGTAACCCAGGAAGTTTTTCCGGAAGGTGAACTGGATGCCGATTTGCAACAGGTAGATCTGCGAAAAACCAACAGTTGGCGTTTAAAACTTGGGCAAATAGAAACTACTGAGATGATCGAGGTTCAGCTGGTTAATTCGGTGGCGCCCTTTGTGCTGTGCAACCGCCTTGCCGAAGTAATGAAAAAAGATACCACCGGGCAAAAGCACATTATAAATGTTTCTGCTATGGAAGGTAAGTTTTATTACGGCTATAAAGACGACAGGCATCCGCATACTAATATGGCTAAAGCGGCATTGAATATGCTTACGCATACAGCTGCGGGTTCTTTAGCAAAACAGGGTATTTATATGAATGCCGTAGATACAGGCTGGGTTACAGACGAAGACCCTGCTGAATTAGCAAAAAGAAAGCAGGAGGAGGAAGATTTTCAGCCGCCGTTAGATATTGTTGATGGTGCGGCGAGGGTTATGGACCCTTTGTTTGATGGTATAAATACAGGTAAGCACTGGTGTGGTAAATTTCTTAAAGACTATGTGCCCATATCATGGTAA
- a CDS encoding ligand-binding sensor domain-containing protein — translation MKSKKNVLYVLIIIITGVTNFVVQTQQKNVAQSTVENKDDTSPAPNSIVRTIKQDKKGNIWITSWEGVFKYDGKSFTNVTSKASSARFFSVLEDRKGNLWFASVGSGVYYYDGKSFRNFTTRDGLANDRVTHIYEDKTGIIWFGTESGVSRYDGKSFRNLKMSEAPSAMQTDSVYIGPEPVHTQVDSVPVSSYKNLLPKGDCIHNDVNAIIEDKTGKFWLGTRGYAFVYDGKVFTTITNKDKPFTNVRSIIKDKNGYIWLGGADGLWRYDGSTFINFTQNFVGYIYEDSKGNIWTSSEENDSRGWVLSRYEEKSLTDKKPTVTKIANNPMIFGILEDDKANIWFGTLDGVYRYDGKTITDFKRKEEQK, via the coding sequence ATGAAAAGTAAAAAAAATGTTTTGTACGTCCTGATTATCATAATAACAGGCGTAACTAATTTTGTAGTACAGACCCAACAGAAAAATGTTGCTCAGAGTACTGTTGAAAACAAAGATGATACCTCCCCGGCACCCAATAGCATTGTCCGTACAATTAAGCAGGATAAAAAGGGCAACATCTGGATTACCTCATGGGAGGGTGTTTTTAAATATGACGGAAAGTCTTTTACCAATGTTACCAGTAAAGCCAGTTCGGCGCGTTTCTTTTCTGTTTTAGAAGATCGAAAAGGTAATTTATGGTTCGCTTCTGTTGGTTCGGGAGTTTATTACTACGACGGAAAATCGTTTCGAAACTTCACAACTAGAGATGGGCTTGCTAACGACCGGGTTACGCATATTTATGAAGATAAAACCGGAATTATTTGGTTTGGCACAGAAAGCGGAGTAAGCCGCTATGATGGAAAGTCATTTCGTAATTTAAAAATGAGCGAAGCTCCGTCCGCTATGCAGACTGATTCGGTTTATATTGGGCCGGAACCTGTACATACCCAGGTTGACTCTGTACCTGTTTCATCGTACAAAAACCTGCTTCCTAAAGGGGACTGTATTCATAATGATGTTAATGCCATTATTGAAGACAAGACAGGTAAATTCTGGCTTGGCACAAGAGGCTATGCTTTTGTTTACGACGGAAAGGTATTTACCACTATAACTAATAAAGACAAACCTTTTACAAACGTTCGTTCGATAATTAAAGATAAAAACGGCTATATCTGGCTTGGTGGCGCTGATGGGCTTTGGCGCTATGATGGCAGTACATTTATTAATTTTACCCAAAACTTTGTGGGGTATATCTACGAAGACAGCAAAGGAAATATCTGGACGAGTTCGGAAGAAAATGATAGCCGGGGCTGGGTGCTTTCGCGTTATGAAGAGAAGTCGTTAACCGATAAAAAGCCTACGGTAACAAAAATAGCAAATAACCCAATGATATTTGGGATTTTAGAAGATGATAAAGCAAATATTTGGTTTGGTACTTTAGATGGCGTGTATCGTTATGATGGGAAAACGATTACTGACTTTAAACGTAAAGAGGAGCAGAAGTAG